From Bacteroidales bacterium, a single genomic window includes:
- the uvrA gene encoding excinuclease ABC subunit UvrA, whose protein sequence is MSHKDDYIIISGAKVHNLKNISLEIPRDKIIVVTGVSGSGKSSLAFDTLYAEGQRRYVESLSAYARQFLGKINKPAVDSIKGIPPAIAIEQKVGSSNPRSTVGTSTEIYEYLRLLFARIGRTFSPISGKEVSRHSVTDVVDYITSLNEGTRAMILTPIQIKNVEADLKLVLAHGFQRILSANEVINIEDLTDYSLINKKTDSYVVVDRVVASTEKDNMSRMADSVQTAFDEGHGKCSIYIPETSHYQHFSDRFELDGIEFELPTEHLFSYNSPMGACKRCDGYGQTLGIDENLVIPDKSLSIYQGAIACWRGEVMKEFNNLLISNASKFNFPIHKPYFELTDEQKRLLWTGNKYFEGINSFFEMLERNLYKIQYRVMLSRYRGKTICPDCLGSRLRKEVNYVKVGGYSLPDLIQKPIEELDKIFNNLVLDKHEQVISERVLLEIRNRIGFLKEVGLGYLTLNRRSDTLSGGEAQRIRLSASLGSNLVGALYILDEPSIGLHSRDTQRLIKVLKKLRNLGNTVLVVEHDEEIIQSADYVIDIGPGAGIFGGNLIFAGEKADILKQENSLTAGYLNRTLKIDIPAKRRPFNKSIKIVGARHNNLKGFDVDIPLNVLTTITGVSGSGKSSLIKGIFVPALQIAYNGHSDFVGQHIKIEGDIKTHKRVEFIDQNPIGRSSRSNPVTYIKAYDDIRKLFSDQQLAVQMRFKPSHFSFNTDGGRCEACQGEGITTVSMQFMADVQLVCEECGGKRFKDDVLSVKYRGKSIYDVLEMTVSEAIDFFSQGKSSLAKKIAKNLQPLADVGLDYVHLGQSSSTLSGGESQRVKLASYLSKDLGDGSDTIIFVFDEPTTGLHFHDISKLLASFDALIKHGHSIVVVEHNLEVIKSSDWVIDLGPEGGEKGGNIVVCGTPEQVAMCDKSYTGHFLKERLIGN, encoded by the coding sequence AAGCCCGCCGTTGATTCCATTAAAGGCATTCCGCCCGCAATTGCCATTGAACAAAAAGTTGGTTCGAGCAATCCACGCTCTACAGTTGGGACATCAACGGAGATATATGAATATCTAAGACTTCTGTTTGCACGCATAGGAAGAACATTCTCCCCTATTTCGGGCAAAGAGGTTTCAAGACACTCAGTTACTGATGTTGTCGATTATATAACCTCTCTGAATGAGGGAACGAGAGCTATGATACTCACTCCTATTCAAATTAAAAATGTTGAGGCGGATTTGAAATTGGTTTTAGCACATGGGTTCCAGCGAATTTTATCGGCAAATGAGGTAATTAATATCGAAGATCTTACAGATTATAGCCTAATAAACAAAAAGACAGATAGTTACGTCGTAGTTGACAGAGTAGTTGCTTCAACAGAAAAGGACAATATGTCGCGCATGGCCGATTCTGTTCAAACAGCTTTCGACGAGGGACACGGCAAATGTTCAATCTATATTCCAGAAACATCTCATTATCAGCATTTTTCAGACCGATTTGAACTTGACGGGATAGAGTTTGAACTTCCAACCGAACATCTTTTCAGTTATAACAGTCCTATGGGCGCATGCAAACGTTGTGACGGATACGGACAAACACTCGGAATAGACGAAAACTTGGTAATACCCGACAAAAGCTTGTCGATATATCAGGGTGCTATTGCCTGCTGGCGTGGCGAGGTTATGAAAGAGTTTAATAATCTGTTGATTAGCAACGCATCAAAATTCAATTTTCCAATTCACAAACCATACTTTGAACTTACAGACGAACAAAAGCGACTGCTTTGGACTGGTAACAAATATTTTGAAGGTATTAACAGTTTCTTTGAAATGCTTGAAAGAAACCTGTATAAAATACAGTATCGGGTAATGCTAAGTCGCTATCGTGGAAAAACAATTTGTCCTGACTGTTTGGGTTCACGACTACGGAAAGAGGTTAATTATGTGAAAGTTGGAGGTTATTCCCTACCCGACTTAATACAAAAACCTATCGAAGAGCTTGACAAAATTTTCAACAATTTAGTTCTAGATAAACACGAACAGGTAATAAGCGAAAGGGTGCTACTGGAGATTAGAAACCGTATTGGTTTTCTTAAAGAAGTAGGTTTGGGTTACTTGACCTTAAATCGTCGTTCAGACACACTATCTGGTGGAGAAGCCCAGAGGATAAGGCTTTCGGCATCGTTAGGTTCTAATTTAGTCGGCGCACTATATATTTTGGACGAACCGAGCATTGGGCTGCATTCAAGGGATACGCAACGTTTAATCAAAGTTCTGAAAAAACTCAGAAACTTGGGAAACACGGTCTTAGTTGTTGAGCATGACGAGGAGATAATACAATCAGCTGATTATGTAATTGATATTGGTCCCGGTGCAGGTATTTTTGGCGGAAACTTGATTTTTGCAGGAGAGAAAGCCGATATTTTGAAGCAAGAAAACAGCCTTACAGCTGGTTATCTAAATAGAACATTGAAAATTGATATTCCCGCAAAAAGGCGACCGTTTAATAAAAGCATAAAAATTGTTGGCGCAAGGCACAATAACCTGAAAGGATTTGATGTAGATATACCTCTAAATGTATTAACAACAATTACAGGTGTTAGTGGCTCCGGAAAGTCATCACTTATAAAAGGTATTTTTGTTCCTGCCCTGCAAATTGCATATAACGGGCACTCCGACTTTGTTGGACAACATATTAAAATTGAGGGAGATATTAAAACTCATAAAAGGGTTGAGTTTATTGACCAAAACCCGATTGGACGCTCATCGCGCTCAAACCCAGTTACTTATATAAAAGCCTACGATGATATAAGAAAACTATTTTCGGACCAACAGTTGGCTGTACAAATGCGCTTTAAACCTTCACATTTCTCATTCAATACCGATGGTGGTCGATGCGAAGCCTGTCAAGGAGAAGGTATTACTACTGTTAGTATGCAATTTATGGCAGACGTCCAACTAGTTTGCGAGGAGTGTGGCGGTAAACGTTTTAAAGACGACGTTTTGAGCGTTAAATACAGAGGTAAATCAATTTACGATGTACTTGAAATGACTGTTAGCGAAGCAATTGATTTTTTCAGTCAAGGAAAAAGTTCATTAGCTAAAAAAATTGCAAAAAACCTACAACCATTAGCCGATGTTGGTCTCGATTATGTGCATTTAGGACAATCATCATCGACGCTTTCGGGTGGTGAGAGTCAGCGAGTTAAGCTAGCTTCGTATCTTTCAAAAGATTTGGGAGACGGTTCCGACACCATAATATTTGTTTTTGACGAACCCACTACGGGTCTTCATTTTCACGATATTAGCAAACTGTTAGCATCGTTCGACGCACTTATAAAACACGGACACTCAATTGTTGTAGTTGAGCATAATTTAGAAGTAATTAAATCATCTGATTGGGTTATTGATTTAGGTCCCGAGGGTGGCGAAAAGGGCGGGAATATTGTTGTTTGTGGTACTCCTGAACAGGTTGCGATGTGTGACAAATCATATACGGGACATTTTTTGAAAGAGAGACTAATAGGCAATTAG
- the cls gene encoding cardiolipin synthase has protein sequence MFDNIIENLPNFWSNIGNVITLVYVITVIATAIIIISQNRSPHKTMSWILVLILVPVVGIVFYLVFGQNYRKQKIFSRKGLVDFIKLEELSAEQLSDLAEKTYIHDPYIEDKTKIVRLLLRNSKAILTNINKVSILNNGDEKFRAMFKAMKKAKHHIHLEYYILESDNIGKELGNILIKKADEGVKVKIIYDDVGSWKLKKQFIRELEKHGIEFACFMPVSFPILTRKINYRNHRKITVVDGRVGFVGGINIADHYIHGNSKIPFWRDTHMMTEGQAAVALQIIFATDWYFLKKELLDDPIYFPEPLIDDKTLVQIVASGPDSDWASIMQAYFTSITLARKNVYISTPYFIPNESILTALKTAALSGIDVKILIPGISDSKFVYFATLSFVNELLEAGIEVYIYRKGFNHSKIIMVDDAFCSIGTANMDYRSFSQNFEVNALIYDPVVTSELTYWFFEDLKDSELIYLDEWTKRPVMNKFKANIARIASPLL, from the coding sequence ATGTTTGATAATATTATAGAAAATTTACCAAATTTTTGGTCAAACATAGGCAATGTTATCACTTTAGTTTATGTAATTACAGTTATTGCTACGGCAATCATTATTATAAGTCAAAATCGTTCGCCACACAAAACAATGTCGTGGATACTGGTTTTAATTCTAGTCCCCGTTGTGGGAATAGTTTTTTACTTAGTGTTCGGACAAAACTACAGAAAACAGAAAATTTTTAGTCGAAAAGGATTGGTTGACTTTATTAAGCTCGAAGAACTCAGCGCTGAACAATTAAGCGACTTGGCTGAGAAAACCTATATTCACGATCCATATATTGAAGATAAAACCAAGATAGTTAGACTGTTACTTCGTAATAGCAAGGCGATTTTAACAAATATTAACAAGGTTTCGATTCTTAATAACGGGGACGAAAAGTTCAGGGCTATGTTTAAAGCAATGAAAAAAGCTAAACATCATATACACCTTGAGTATTACATACTGGAGTCCGACAATATTGGAAAAGAGCTTGGTAATATTCTAATAAAAAAAGCAGACGAGGGTGTGAAAGTAAAAATAATATATGATGATGTTGGTAGTTGGAAACTTAAAAAGCAGTTTATCAGAGAGTTGGAGAAGCATGGTATTGAGTTTGCCTGTTTTATGCCTGTAAGTTTCCCAATTCTTACAAGAAAAATCAATTACCGTAATCATAGAAAAATTACAGTTGTCGATGGTAGAGTGGGTTTTGTTGGTGGGATAAATATTGCCGACCACTATATACATGGCAATAGCAAAATACCATTTTGGCGCGATACACATATGATGACAGAGGGTCAGGCTGCTGTCGCACTGCAAATAATTTTTGCTACAGATTGGTATTTCTTGAAAAAAGAGCTGTTAGACGACCCTATCTATTTCCCCGAACCCTTGATAGACGACAAAACATTAGTTCAAATAGTTGCGTCAGGACCCGACTCTGACTGGGCTAGCATTATGCAGGCTTATTTTACTTCAATCACTTTGGCGCGAAAAAACGTATATATATCAACGCCATATTTTATTCCAAATGAAAGTATTTTAACTGCACTTAAAACAGCTGCTCTTAGTGGCATAGATGTTAAAATTTTAATACCAGGAATAAGTGATTCTAAGTTTGTCTATTTTGCAACACTCTCTTTTGTAAATGAGTTGCTTGAGGCTGGAATAGAGGTTTATATATACCGTAAAGGATTTAATCACAGTAAGATAATTATGGTGGACGACGCGTTTTGTTCAATCGGAACAGCCAATATGGATTATAGAAGCTTTAGCCAAAATTTCGAAGTTAATGCGTTGATTTACGATCCTGTTGTTACCTCAGAATTAACTTATTGGTTTTTTGAAGATTTGAAAGATAGCGAGTTGATATATCTTGATGAGTGGACTAAGAGACCAGTTATGAATAAGTTTAAGGCCAATATTGCTCGTATTGCCAGCCCGTTATTGTAA
- a CDS encoding glycosyltransferase family 9 protein, with product MRKNFNKILIIQTAFIGDAILATALIEKLKSFYPTTKIDVLVRKGNESIFNTNPNVGRVLMWNKAKKKYRSLFTVIRKVRRRKYDIVVNVQRFFSTGLITTMSSAPIKSGFKKNPLSFFFQNKAEHEIAGEHEIDRNQKLIEFITDGHAAKPKLYITEKADYNVRKYKNQKYICIAPASVWFTKQFPENKWIELINSLNKDIRVYLIGSSGDFELCQKIVEKTNSNVVNLCGQLSLIESAALVKDAVMNFVNDSAPLHICSATNAPVTAVFCSTVPYFGFGPVGNNGKVVEVTENLSCRPCGLHGRKQCPEKHFDCAQKISIKQLLDCVPDS from the coding sequence ATGAGGAAAAATTTCAATAAAATATTGATTATTCAGACAGCTTTTATCGGCGATGCAATATTAGCAACAGCTTTGATTGAAAAATTAAAATCTTTTTACCCAACAACAAAGATTGATGTTTTAGTACGGAAAGGAAATGAATCAATTTTCAATACCAATCCAAACGTAGGCAGAGTTCTTATGTGGAATAAAGCAAAGAAAAAATACAGGTCGCTTTTTACTGTTATTCGCAAAGTTAGGAGAAGAAAATATGACATTGTAGTAAATGTACAGCGTTTTTTTAGCACAGGTCTGATAACAACTATGTCAAGTGCACCAATAAAAAGCGGATTTAAGAAAAATCCATTGTCATTTTTCTTTCAAAACAAAGCTGAGCACGAGATTGCAGGAGAACATGAGATTGATAGAAACCAAAAACTTATCGAGTTTATTACTGATGGTCACGCTGCCAAACCTAAGCTTTATATAACTGAAAAAGCTGATTATAACGTTAGAAAATATAAAAATCAAAAATATATTTGTATAGCTCCAGCATCTGTTTGGTTTACAAAACAATTTCCCGAAAACAAATGGATTGAATTGATAAACAGCTTAAACAAGGATATTCGCGTTTATCTGATTGGTAGTAGCGGTGATTTTGAACTATGTCAAAAAATCGTTGAAAAAACTAATAGCAACGTTGTTAATTTATGCGGTCAACTATCATTGATAGAGTCGGCGGCGTTAGTTAAAGATGCTGTTATGAATTTTGTTAACGATTCGGCACCGTTGCATATTTGCAGCGCAACAAATGCACCTGTTACAGCTGTTTTTTGTAGTACTGTACCCTATTTTGGTTTTGGTCCGGTCGGTAACAACGGTAAAGTTGTCGAGGTTACCGAAAATCTTTCTTGTCGTCCTTGTGGACTTCATGGACGAAAGCAGTGTCCAGAAAAGCACTTTGATTGCGCTCAAAAAATATCAATCAAGCAGTTGCTTGATTGTGTTCCCGACAGTTAG
- a CDS encoding DUF4159 domain-containing protein: MRNLFLILILITTYSYSQDYPLKIALLKYGGGGDWYADPTALPNLIDFCNKNLGTNINPQHDEVEVGSSQIFEYPFVHMTGHGNVVFSPSDVKNLRLYLESGGFLHVDDNYGLDPFFRREIVKVFPDNPLVELPISHPIYNQKYKFPKGLPKIHEHDNKPPQGFGIFVNNRLVVYYTYESDISDGWESPEVHNNSPETREKALKMGANIIQYVFNH; encoded by the coding sequence ATGAGAAATCTGTTTTTGATACTTATTTTAATTACAACATATTCATATAGTCAGGATTATCCTTTAAAAATTGCACTATTGAAGTATGGCGGAGGAGGAGACTGGTACGCTGACCCTACCGCCTTGCCAAATCTAATTGATTTTTGTAACAAAAATTTAGGTACAAATATTAATCCGCAACATGATGAGGTTGAGGTGGGTAGCTCTCAAATTTTCGAATATCCATTTGTTCACATGACAGGTCACGGCAATGTGGTTTTTTCTCCTTCCGATGTTAAAAATCTAAGGTTATATTTGGAATCTGGAGGTTTTTTGCACGTTGATGATAATTATGGACTCGACCCATTTTTTAGGCGCGAGATAGTAAAAGTTTTTCCAGACAATCCTTTAGTTGAACTGCCCATAAGTCACCCGATATACAATCAAAAGTATAAGTTTCCAAAAGGCTTGCCAAAAATTCACGAGCACGATAACAAACCTCCGCAAGGATTTGGTATATTTGTAAACAATAGATTAGTTGTATATTACACATATGAATCAGATATTAGTGATGGTTGGGAATCACCCGAAGTTCACAATAACTCTCCCGAAACGCGCGAAAAGGCTCTTAAAATGGGAGCAAATATTATTCAATATGTTTTTAATCATTAG
- a CDS encoding 16S rRNA (uracil(1498)-N(3))-methyltransferase, giving the protein MINSQVPLFINENLETENFITGAEAHHASAVLRLREGTKIQITNGKGKLIKVVVTNISKNRIDYSVNEICELPKLPYNLHLAVAPTKNIERYEFMIEKCTEFGFSALTPVICEHSERSIVKADRLNRIVIAAAKQSLKAYFPVINESCKLKEFILQHKNIEKKYIAVCNFDDRISVNEVAELHKDTIVLIGPEGDFSNSEVDFAIESGFIPVTLGSSRLRTETAGIAVCHSFYLKSC; this is encoded by the coding sequence ATGATAAACAGCCAGGTTCCATTATTTATTAATGAAAACTTAGAAACCGAAAATTTTATCACAGGCGCTGAAGCACACCATGCAAGTGCTGTTTTGCGTTTGCGTGAAGGAACCAAAATACAGATTACCAATGGAAAAGGCAAGCTTATAAAAGTTGTTGTAACAAATATCTCTAAAAACAGAATAGATTATTCGGTAAATGAAATTTGTGAATTACCTAAACTCCCGTACAATCTGCATTTAGCTGTTGCTCCAACTAAAAATATTGAACGATACGAGTTTATGATAGAAAAATGCACCGAGTTTGGCTTTAGTGCGTTAACCCCCGTTATTTGCGAACATTCAGAGAGAAGTATTGTAAAAGCTGATAGGTTAAACAGAATTGTAATTGCAGCAGCAAAGCAATCGCTAAAAGCCTATTTTCCAGTAATTAACGAGTCCTGCAAACTTAAAGAGTTTATCTTGCAACATAAAAATATTGAGAAAAAATATATAGCAGTTTGTAATTTTGACGATAGGATTTCCGTTAATGAAGTTGCAGAGTTACACAAAGATACAATTGTGTTAATTGGACCAGAGGGAGATTTTTCTAATTCTGAGGTTGATTTTGCAATAGAGAGTGGTTTTATACCTGTAACGCTCGGTAGCAGTCGCCTTAGAACTGAAACAGCAGGAATAGCAGTTTGCCATTCCTTTTATTTGAAAAGTTGCTAA
- the prmA gene encoding 50S ribosomal protein L11 methyltransferase, translating into MNYIETSISLSNLKGLDHEIVIAELAECGYESFITEEGYVKSYIPETEFDEATVFNVLGALKIDRTVIINKLIEHQNWNQQWEADYEPISIDDFCHIRAPFHNKTQGFEHELVIMPKMSFGTGHHQTTRLMIQAMRKIEFKERLVLDIGSGTGVLSILAKKLGAKNVVAIDIDPNATENCKENIEINQVNQIICKTSDSSAIEGNFDIILANINRNVLLKDMSIYANHLNNNGFLLMSGFFQSDNEFICIEADKHALKESFRLECQQWSCLVFNK; encoded by the coding sequence GTGAACTATATAGAAACTTCGATATCGCTTAGTAATCTTAAAGGGCTTGATCACGAAATAGTTATCGCTGAATTAGCAGAATGTGGCTATGAAAGTTTTATTACCGAAGAGGGTTATGTAAAATCCTATATTCCTGAGACAGAATTCGATGAAGCTACTGTTTTTAACGTGCTTGGAGCACTTAAAATAGATAGAACAGTTATAATTAATAAATTAATAGAACATCAAAATTGGAATCAGCAATGGGAAGCTGATTACGAGCCAATATCTATTGACGATTTTTGCCATATCAGGGCACCTTTCCACAATAAAACACAAGGGTTTGAGCATGAATTAGTTATAATGCCCAAAATGTCGTTCGGGACAGGACATCACCAAACCACAAGACTTATGATTCAGGCAATGCGTAAAATAGAATTCAAAGAACGTTTGGTGCTTGATATAGGCTCTGGTACGGGGGTTTTAAGTATATTAGCTAAAAAGTTGGGAGCTAAAAATGTTGTTGCTATTGATATTGACCCAAATGCAACCGAAAACTGTAAAGAGAACATTGAAATAAATCAAGTTAATCAGATAATTTGCAAGACAAGCGACAGTTCTGCTATAGAAGGAAATTTTGATATTATTCTTGCTAATATCAACAGGAATGTTTTGCTAAAAGATATGTCTATATATGCCAACCACTTGAATAATAACGGATTTTTGTTAATGAGTGGTTTTTTCCAATCTGATAATGAATTTATTTGTATCGAAGCAGACAAACACGCTTTGAAAGAGAGCTTTAGATTAGAGTGTCAACAATGGTCGTGTTTAGTTTTTAATAAATAA
- a CDS encoding calcium-translocating P-type ATPase, PMCA-type, whose product MKPFFNQSAEETLAQFNVTTDSGLSLSEAQRILKEKGPNQLVSKKQKSLTIIFLSQFKSSMVLILIIAAIVSAFIGIKEGEGITEAVIILAILFVNAIIGTWQEKKAQSSLEALNRMSSPHSKVLRDGSVYEVVSTEIVPGDIVVLDTGDIIPADMRLIEAFNLKIQESALTGESVPVEKNTETITSSKIPLGDHHNMAFSTSIVTYGRGKGVVVGTGMDTEVGKIAHMLQSTQQTETPMSKRLEQLGKALGYVALAICLLIFGVGILYGNNWLEMFMIAVSLAVAAIPEGLQIVSTIVLAFGVQRLVKLNAIVRTLPSVETLGSTTVICSDKTGTLTQNKMTVVEGWTNGNILDFRNTNFPKELRNNEKALINSILLCTDAHLKIDADGEHQTTGDPTETAIIDIALDLQINKNDLERKYPRVAEIPFDSDRKRMATINMIGNGKLQVNVKGGLDEVLNVTTHILKHGNVQPITNEDISIVRKENERMAKSALRVLSVAYKEVENVPAELSAETVENSLIFVGLIGMIDPARPEVIEAINKCETAGIKPVMITGDHKVTAVAIAQEIGIYKEGDKSITGVMLQEMSDEELRRDVEKCSVYARVAPEHKVRIVRAWQSHGNIVAMTGDGVNDAPALKQADIGVAMGVVGTEVAKDAADVVLTDDNFATIVDAVEEGRRIYDNILKAIQFLLSANVGEVLLIFVASIFNIGNPLTPIMILWVNLVTDSLPALALSMDPAEKDIMTRRPRNPKQGFFTKGMTWRIFYQGITIGLISLFAYFVGYHDGGQQLGQTMAFSVLAFSQLIHVRNLHSNKLSSFRTSIFSNSMLLFAILASTALMLAVLFIPPFRTAFSLAVMDTTHWLYVIVLSFVPILIVEITKLLKINYFKNEY is encoded by the coding sequence ATGAAACCATTTTTCAACCAAAGTGCGGAAGAAACGTTAGCACAATTTAACGTAACTACCGACAGTGGGCTATCTTTGTCCGAAGCCCAAAGAATCCTCAAAGAAAAAGGACCAAATCAATTAGTTTCAAAAAAACAAAAGTCTCTTACTATCATATTCTTAAGTCAATTTAAGAGTAGTATGGTTCTTATTCTGATTATTGCCGCTATAGTTTCTGCGTTTATCGGGATAAAAGAGGGAGAAGGAATTACCGAAGCCGTTATAATTTTAGCTATCCTATTTGTAAACGCCATAATTGGCACGTGGCAAGAGAAAAAGGCGCAGTCGTCTCTTGAGGCATTGAATCGAATGAGTTCCCCACACTCAAAGGTGTTACGTGATGGCTCAGTTTACGAAGTTGTTTCTACAGAAATAGTTCCCGGCGATATTGTTGTACTTGACACAGGCGACATTATCCCCGCTGATATGCGACTGATAGAGGCATTTAACCTAAAAATACAAGAATCAGCCCTTACCGGTGAGTCGGTTCCTGTGGAGAAAAATACAGAAACGATAACATCGAGCAAAATTCCATTAGGCGATCACCATAATATGGCATTTTCAACTAGCATTGTTACTTATGGACGTGGAAAAGGCGTAGTCGTAGGAACCGGAATGGATACCGAAGTAGGGAAAATCGCTCACATGTTGCAAAGCACGCAACAGACAGAAACTCCAATGAGCAAACGTTTAGAGCAACTAGGTAAAGCTCTAGGATATGTGGCACTTGCAATCTGTTTGCTAATTTTCGGAGTGGGAATACTCTACGGAAATAATTGGCTTGAAATGTTTATGATAGCTGTAAGCTTAGCAGTAGCTGCTATTCCTGAGGGATTGCAAATTGTTTCTACTATTGTATTGGCATTTGGTGTACAACGGCTGGTAAAACTAAACGCCATTGTGCGTACATTGCCTTCAGTAGAGACCTTGGGCAGTACTACAGTTATATGTTCAGACAAAACGGGAACACTCACTCAAAACAAAATGACAGTAGTTGAAGGTTGGACAAACGGGAATATACTCGATTTTAGAAATACAAATTTCCCCAAAGAATTGAGGAACAATGAAAAAGCACTTATCAACTCTATACTTTTATGTACAGACGCACATTTAAAAATTGATGCAGATGGTGAACATCAAACAACTGGAGACCCTACAGAAACAGCTATTATAGATATTGCTCTTGATTTACAAATCAATAAAAATGATTTGGAACGTAAATATCCCCGCGTGGCAGAAATTCCTTTCGATTCCGACAGAAAGCGTATGGCTACCATAAATATGATTGGAAACGGAAAATTGCAAGTGAATGTAAAAGGCGGACTAGATGAAGTACTAAACGTTACTACTCATATACTTAAGCATGGAAATGTGCAACCTATAACCAATGAAGATATTTCCATTGTAAGAAAGGAAAATGAACGTATGGCGAAATCTGCTTTGCGGGTTTTATCTGTGGCTTACAAAGAAGTAGAGAACGTGCCAGCCGAATTAAGCGCTGAAACAGTAGAAAACTCCCTTATTTTTGTAGGATTAATTGGAATGATTGACCCTGCCCGCCCCGAAGTAATAGAGGCAATAAATAAATGCGAAACCGCAGGCATTAAACCTGTTATGATTACAGGTGACCATAAAGTTACAGCTGTAGCAATTGCCCAAGAAATAGGGATTTACAAAGAAGGTGATAAGTCGATTACCGGAGTGATGTTGCAAGAGATGTCAGATGAGGAGCTTCGCCGTGATGTTGAAAAGTGTTCTGTTTATGCTCGCGTAGCACCCGAACATAAAGTGCGTATTGTACGAGCATGGCAGTCGCACGGTAACATAGTGGCAATGACAGGAGACGGAGTAAACGACGCACCCGCCTTAAAACAAGCTGACATTGGCGTGGCAATGGGGGTAGTAGGCACCGAAGTTGCTAAAGATGCTGCAGACGTGGTGTTAACAGACGACAACTTCGCCACTATTGTTGATGCTGTTGAGGAAGGTAGGCGCATTTATGACAATATCCTCAAAGCTATTCAGTTTTTACTTTCGGCAAATGTAGGCGAAGTGTTGCTTATTTTTGTAGCCTCTATTTTCAATATCGGAAATCCGTTAACACCTATTATGATTTTATGGGTAAACCTTGTTACTGATAGTTTACCAGCGTTAGCTCTTAGTATGGATCCAGCAGAAAAGGATATTATGACACGTCGTCCGCGAAACCCAAAACAGGGATTTTTTACCAAAGGTATGACCTGGCGTATTTTCTATCAAGGTATAACCATTGGATTAATTTCACTTTTCGCATACTTTGTGGGCTACCACGATGGCGGACAACAACTCGGACAAACAATGGCATTCAGTGTATTGGCGTTCTCTCAACTTATTCACGTACGCAATTTGCACTCAAACAAACTTTCATCTTTCCGTACAAGCATATTCAGCAATTCTATGCTGTTGTTTGCTATTTTGGCATCGACAGCGTTAATGTTAGCTGTATTGTTTATTCCCCCGTTCCGTACTGCTTTTAGCTTAGCTGTAATGGATACAACTCACTGGCTATATGTTATTGTACTTTCATTTGTTCCTATTTTAATTGTAGAAATTACTAAGTTGCTAAAAATAAATTACTTTAAAAACGAATATTAA
- a CDS encoding PorT family protein, protein MKLNFKKMAVMVTAVVLTANVMAQMSFNVGYLNDTRMQTTKLNNNTSIGTTNYNGFTLGISYSHEFSDMLGINAGLNYQFLFKHDEINLPVSKTDITTTFHALDIPIRLELGINLTNDFRLFGYVGPNFIFDVAGKTKNKVIAIVNGEEQGDPVKTETDLFKDTDYSRFNLAVGPGLGIKYNNTMFRVGYDWGLLNRNTNSNTNNNFILKNNQLYVTLGFAF, encoded by the coding sequence ATGAAATTAAATTTTAAAAAAATGGCAGTTATGGTAACTGCAGTAGTATTGACTGCTAATGTAATGGCACAAATGAGTTTTAACGTGGGCTATCTAAACGACACACGTATGCAAACTACGAAACTTAACAATAACACAAGTATTGGAACAACTAATTACAACGGTTTTACCTTAGGTATATCTTATTCACACGAATTTAGCGATATGTTGGGAATCAACGCCGGATTGAATTATCAATTCCTATTCAAGCATGATGAAATTAACCTACCAGTATCAAAAACAGATATCACTACGACGTTTCACGCACTTGATATTCCTATTCGTCTTGAATTAGGAATTAACTTAACAAACGATTTTAGATTGTTTGGTTATGTAGGTCCTAATTTTATTTTTGACGTAGCAGGCAAAACAAAAAACAAAGTAATTGCTATTGTAAACGGTGAAGAGCAAGGAGATCCAGTAAAAACAGAAACAGACCTATTCAAGGATACAGACTACTCTCGTTTTAACCTTGCAGTGGGTCCTGGCCTTGGCATTAAATACAACAATACTATGTTTCGCGTTGGTTACGATTGGGGATTGTTAAACCGTAATACAAATTCGAATACGAACAATAACTTTATACTCAAAAACAACCAGCTTTATGTAACTCTTGGTTTTGCATTCTAG